The sequence TGCAACCCCATTGGGACATGTGGGGTCAAAGAATCTTGCTTGGGTTATGGGCGAGGTTGCGACAGGGTGTCATAGCATCATGGTAGGGTTGGTGTTGGCTTACCCGCTCCATTGACAACTTTGCTAGATACCTTGTATGCATGATTGTTAAAATCGCAATTTAAATCGCCCTAAGTAAGCAAAACAACACAAATCGTAATAAAAAACATTTTTTGTTGAGATCGTACGCTCATAATgttcaattttttcaattttataaagaaaatatataagcaattttttgacaaaaaaacttGTTCCTCCAGTTAAACCCAATTGTAGTCGTTAGAGCAGGTTTGCAACAATTAAGCTCAAATTCAATTATCAGACCTGACTTATTACTTACTAAACCCTGGTTAAATGTCGAGCCAGGTAATTGAATTTGGGCGAGCTTGTGACAGGGTGTCACAACATTGGGGTAGGGCTGGTGCAAGCTTACCCGCTCTATTGATAACCCTATTAGCAACTTTGTATGCATAGTTGTCAAATCACGATTTTGATCATCTTAAGTAAGCATAACACAAATCGTATTAAAAATCACATTTTGGTGAGATCATACTATCTTAGTGCCCGATTTTACCAATTTTACCCGCtttataaagaaaatataaagaatTTGATGAAACCATGGCTCATCCATGTTGTTTTGAGCATATCACATCGAGTGAAGTAAATCCACAGCAGACGTGCCAGGGTTTTATAGACATGTTTCATACATAGcatatatttatttgtatagCATGGTTATGAGTTTAATATgttaaattatttgtttttggGGTTAGATAATTTAGGAGGATTTATGAAAGTTTggaaataaaatagaaaataattaggAAATCAGCAGTGAAAATTAGGGCATATACTTACTTTTGTGTAAAATCAAGAGTTTATACATGATTTTGGTTAAATTTGTTGATCGGTgcttattttgatttatttgttatAGGCATGCTTAAAtttcttaaaagaaaatgttGATAATCACTCTTAGTATATACTTGCCATTATTGGTTTGTTTGGAgtttttttctttgtgaaaaaagggaaaattcTAGGCCGATACTTTGAAGAAGATTTTTGGACATTTAGGTCCACtcaaaaaaacacatggacacaaaataccaatGAAAATGCCAATTACATCACTACCCTCGCTATATACCAATTCCGCTATATACCATttcatgttactatttcaaatctAGAAGATTTAGGTGACGGTTCGGTACACTACCATCGCCATTAGACTCTCCTCATTGAAATGCACAATGTTCAGCCAAATTCTATATGACCATCGGAAAGGAAGACCCAAAGTTGACCGTTTTGTTCgcataatgttactgtttcaaattataacatagacattaaaaagtttttccacgttatataatgctaatattttaATTGTATGATTTTATAGTTTCGAACTATAAaggattaagaaaataaatcaaattatttgattgtataatgttacATTTTGAAAACTATAACATCTCAGATCTGTACAATTTCATATCTGAACTCAATACATCTCATATTACGATTTCAaatctcatattacatctcagatctaaggctatgaaagaaaataaaaatgagaagatgaagaaaaagaaaacgaagaagatgatggtggaGGTGTGACGATGGTGGAGGAGCGACGATGTAGATGGACGATGACGGTGATCGAGGTGGACAATGACAGTGACAGATGTGGTAGTGGTGAAAATGAAGAGGAGATTTCTTAACTCTGGGTATTCTTACATCTATacctattgaaaaaaaaattacaatctaGAGAATTCAATTAAGCAACCAAAGAATTACAATCTAGAGAATtcaatgatgaacattatttgcatcccattttttactaagtacaccccactctagtgtgtttttaaaagagttaatggggtgtacttagtaaaaaacgggatacaaataatgttcatcgaCTTCAATTAAGCAACCAAAGGATTGCATGTAAAGCTTGAAATAATGAGGAATACAGAGAAGAATACTAACTTGTCTCTAAATGTAATTGATTTTCTTAAGTCTTTACAAAGATGGAGAACCACCCTACATACAATCCAAtggaaagaataaaataatatagaGTTGTATtgtacaaaagaaaaagggCTCCAAAGAGTCCCACCAAATACCAGAACTCCCGCTTAAAGAAAATGTACCCTACGGAGTTATTAACCTACTGATATGTCTTGCGCCATCCTACAGAGTTGTTGACCTATTGATATGTCTTGCTGATATGTCTTGTGACACCCCCCTTCAAGATGAACGTCAAGAATCAGGAACGTTCAGCTTGCGTAACAAATGAAGCAATTGACGAACAGGTATAGGTTTTGTCAAGAAATCACTAGGTTGCTCAGTGGAGGCAATATGACGAAGTTGCACCAAACCAAATTGAACTTTCTCCCGCACAAAATGGCAGTCGATTTCAATATGCTTGGTGCGCTCGTGAAAGACCGGGTTGTTACCGATGTGAATAGCATCTTGAGAATCACAATATAAGGAGATAGGCTGAGAATGAACACAATTGAGATCCCGAAGCAAAGCAGAAATCCAAACAAGCTCGCTACAAGTATTAGTCATGGCACGATACTCGGCCTCAACGGAAGAACGAGAAATAGTAACTTGTTTCTTAGATTTCCATGACACTAGAGCACCACCTAGAGTGATACAAAATCCACTTACTGATCGACGAGAGTCAGGGCAAGAAGCCCAATCTAAATTACAATATGCCTGTAATTCATAAGATGGagccaaaagaaagaaaatgcctTGCCCGGGACATCCTTTCAAATATCGCAAAACTCGGTAAGCAGCATGAAGATGCTGATCAGTAGGAGAGTGTAAAGATTGGCTTAAGTTGTGTACAACATAACTCACATCAGGACGACTTAATGTGAGGTATGTAAGCCGGCCAATTAAACAACGATAAATGCTGGGATCTGGAAGCAAACAACCATCATCAACAGAAAGGTGTACATTCAATTCAGTAGGAGAGGCAAGAGGTTTGACATCTATACACTGAAAATCTCGAAGGAGATCCAATGTATACTTGCGTTGACTGATCATCAAGCCAGTGTTCGATCTATGAATTTCAAGGCCAAGAAAATACTTCATGGGGCCAAGATCTTTGAGTTTAAAACATGACCGAAGATGATCTTTAATCTTCTTGATAAGTGCCTCACTAGTGCCACGA is a genomic window of Tripterygium wilfordii isolate XIE 37 chromosome 16, ASM1340144v1, whole genome shotgun sequence containing:
- the LOC119980696 gene encoding uncharacterized mitochondrial protein AtMg00810-like, with the translated sequence MECQVLLSFGCLWFPAIQIRLLLVHFDGDFVAFLLYVDDMVIRGTSEALIKKIKDHLRSCFKLKDLGPMKYFLGLEIHRSNTGLMISQRKYTLDLLRDFQCIDVKPLASPTELNVHLSVDDGCLLPDPSIYRCLIGRLTYLTLSRPDVSYVVHNLSQSLHSPTDQHLHAAYRVLRYLKGCPGQGIFFLLAPSYELQAYCNLDWASCPDSRRSVSGFCITLGGALVSWKSKKQVTISRSSVEAEYRAMTNTCSELVWISALLRDLNCVHSQPISLYCDSQDAIHIGNNPVFHERTKHIEIDCHFVREKVQFGLVQLRHIASTEQPSDFLTKPIPVRQLLHLLRKLNVPDS